In one window of Bemisia tabaci chromosome 6, PGI_BMITA_v3 DNA:
- the LOC109035250 gene encoding uncharacterized protein isoform X1: MMQKIFVFFFLALVALSMVAVNVSACLSKGAGCKGDGSLGNCCSGFCWQANAGSIGSCT, from the coding sequence ATGATGCAAAAGATattcgtcttcttcttcctcgcCCTGGTGGCCCTCTCCATGGTCGCCGTCAATGTCTCCGCGTGCCTCTCCAAAGGTGCCGGTTGCAAAGGTGACGGTTCTTTAGGAAACTGTTGCTCTGGTTTCTGCTGGCAAGCCAACGCAGGTTCCATAGGTTCCTGCACATAG